Proteins encoded together in one Microcebus murinus isolate Inina chromosome 18, M.murinus_Inina_mat1.0, whole genome shotgun sequence window:
- the POLR2A gene encoding DNA-directed RNA polymerase II subunit RPB1 — translation MHGGGPPSGDSACPLRIIKRVQFGVLSPDELKRMSVTEGGIKYPETTEGGRPKLGGLMDPRQGVIERTGRCQTCAGNMTECPGHFGHIELAKPVFHVGFLVKTMKVLRCVCFFCSKLLVDSNNPKIKDILAKSKGQPKKRLTHVYDLCKGKNICEGGEEMDNKFGVEQPEGDEDLTKEKGHGGCGRYQPRIRRSGLELYAEWKHVNEDSQEKKILLSPERVHEIFKRISDEECFVLGMEPRYARPEWMIVTVLPVPPLSVRPAVVMQGSARNQDDLTHKLADIVKINNQLRRNEQNGAAAHVIAEDVKLLQFHVATMVDNELPGLPRAMQKSGRPLKSLKQRLKGKEGRVRGNLMGKRVDFSARTVITPDPNLSIDQVGVPRSIAANMTFAEIVTPFNIDRLQELVRRGNSQYPGAKYIIRDNGDRIDLRFHPKPSDLHLQTGYKVERHMCDGDIVIFNRQPTLHKMSMMGHRVRILPWSTFRLNLSVTTPYNADFDGDEMNLHLPQSLETRAEIQELAMVPRMIVTPQSNRPVMGIVQDTLTAVRKFTKRDVFLERGEVMNLLMFLSTWDGKVPQPAILKPRPLWTGKQIFSLIIPGHINCIRTHSTHPDDEDSGPYKHISPGDTKVVVENGELIMGILCKKSLGTSAGSLVHISYLEMGHDITRLFYSNIQTVINNWLLIEGHTIGIGDSIADSKTYQDIQNTIKKAKQDVIEVIEKAHNNELEPTPGNTLRQTFENQVNRILNDARDKTGSSAQKSLSEYNNFKSMVVSGAKGSKINISQVIAVVGQQNVEGKRIPFGFKHRTLPHFIKDDYGPESRGFVENSYLAGLTPTEFFFHAMGGREGLIDTAVKTAETGYIQRRLIKSMESVMVKYDATVRNSINQVVQLRYGEDGLAGESVEFQNLATLKPSNKAFEKKFRFDYTNERALRRTLQEDLVKDVLSNAHIQNELEREFEQMREDREVLRVIFPTGDSKVVLPCNLLRMIWNAQKIFHINPRLPSDLHPIKVVEGVKELSKKLVIVNGDDPLSRQAQENATLLFNIHLRSTLCSRRMAEEFRLSGEAFDWLLGEIESKFNQAIAHPGEMVGALAAQSLGEPATQMTLNTFHYAGVSAKNVTLGVPRLKELINISKKPKTPSLTVFLLGQSARDAERAKDILCRLEHTTLRKVTANTAIYYDPNPQSTVVAEDQEWVNVYYEMPDFDVARISPWLLRVELDRKHMTDRKLTMEQIAEKINAGFGDDLNCIFNDDNAEKLVLRIRIMNSDENKMQEEEEVVDKMDDDVFLRCIESNMLTDMTLQGIEQISKVYMHLPQTDNKKKIIITEDGEFKALQEWILETDGVSLMRVLSEKDVDPVRTTSNDIVEIFTVLGIEAVRKALERELYHVISFDGSYVNYRHLALLCDTMTCRGHLMAITRHGVNRQDTGPLMKCSFEETVDVLMEAAAHGESDPMKGVSENIMLGQLAPAGTGCFDLLLDAEKCKYGMEIPTNIPGLGAAGPTGMFFGSAPSPMGGISPAMTPWNQGATPAYGAWSPSVGSGMTPGAAGFSPSAASDASGFSPGYSPAWSPTPGSPGSPGPSSPYIPSPGGAMSPSYSPTSPAYEPRSPGGYTPQSPSYSPTSPSYSPTSPSYSPTSPNYSPTSPSYSPTSPSYSPTSPSYSPTSPSYSPTSPSYSPTSPSYSPTSPSYSPTSPSYSPTSPSYSPTSPSYSPTSPSYSPTSPSYSPTSPSYSPTSPSYSPTSPSYSPTSPNYSPTSPNYTPTSPSYSPTSPSYSPTSPNYTPTSPNYSPTSPSYSPTSPSYSPTSPSYSPSSPRYTPQSPTYTPSSPSYSPSSPSYSPTSPKYTPTSPSYSPSSPEYTPTSPKYSPTSPKYSPTSPKYSPTSPTYSPTTPKYSPTSPTYSPTSPVYTPTSPKYSPTSPTYSPTSPKYSPTSPTYSPTSPKGSTYSPTSPGYSPTSPTYSLTSPAISPDDSDEEN, via the exons AAGCGAATGTCTGTGACAGAGGGTGGTATCAAATACCCAGAGACGACCGAGGGAGGCCGCCCCAAGCTTGGGGGACTGATGGACCCAAGGCAGGGAGTGATTGAGCGGACTGGCCGCTGCCAGACATGCGCAG GAAACATGACAGAGTGTCCTGGCCACTTTGGCCACATTGAGCTGGCCAAGCCTGTGTTTCATGTGGGCTTCCTGGTGAAGACAATGAAAGTTTTGCGCTGTGTCTGCTTCTTCTGTTCCAAACTGCTTGTGGACTCT AATAATCCAAAGATCAAGGACATCCTGGCTAAGTCCAAGGGGCAGCCCAAGAAGCGGCTCACACATGTCTACGACCTTTGCAAGGGCAAAAACATCTGcgagggtggggaggagatggACAACAAGTTCGGCGTGGAGCAACCTGAGGGTGATGAGGATCTGACCAAAGAAAAG GGCCACGGTGGCTGTGGGCGGTACCAGCCCAGGATCCGGCGCTCTGGTCTGGAGCTGTACGCAGAGTGGAAGCATGTTAATGAGGACTCTCAGGAGAAGAAGATCCTGCTGAGTCCGGAGCGGGTGCATGAGATCTTCAAGCGCATCTCCGATGAGGAGTGCTTCGTGCTGGGCATGGAGCCCCGCTACGCGCGGCCTGAGTGGATGATTGTCACCGTGCTGCCTGTGCCCCCCCTCTCTGTGCGGCCTGCCGTTGTGATGCAGGGCTCTGCCCGTAACCAG GATGACCTGACTCACAAACTGGCTGACATCGTGAAGATCAATAATCAGTTGCGGCGCAATGAGCAGAATGGCGCAGCGGCCCATGTCATTGCAGAGGATGTGAAGCTCCTCCAGTTCCATGTGGCCACCATGGTGGACAACGAGCTGCCAGGCTTGCCCCGT GCCATGCAGAAGTCTGGGCGTCCCCTCAAGTCCCTGAAGCAGCGGTTGAAGGGCAAGGAGGGTCGGGTACGAGGGAACCTGATGGGCAAACGAGTGGACTTTTCAGCCCGCACTGTGATCACCCCCGACCCCAACCTCTCCATCGACCAGGTTGGCGTGCCACGCTCCATTGCCGCCAACATGACCTTTGCGGAGATTGTCACCCCCTTCAACATTGACAG ACTTCAAGAACTAGTgcgcagagggaacagccagtacCCAGGGGCCAAGTACATCATCCGAGACAATGGTGATCGTATTGACTTGCGTTTCCACCCCAAGCCCAGTGACCTTCACCTGCAGACTGGCTATAAG GTGGAACGGCACATGTGCGACGGGGACATTGTGATCTTCAACCGGCAGCCAACTCTGCACAAGATGTCCATGATGGGGCATCGGGTCCGCATCCTCCCCTGGTCTACTTTTCGCTTGAATCTTAG TGTGACAACTCCATACAATGCAGACTTTGATGGGGATGAGATGAACTTGCACCTGCCACAGTCTCTGGAGACGCGGGCGGAGATCCAGGAGCTGGCCATGGTGCCTCGCATGATTGTCACCCCCCAGAGCAATCGGCCTGTCATGGGCATTGTGCAGGACACACTCACGGCAGTGCGCAAATTCACCAAGAGAGACGTCTTCCTGGAGCGA GGTGAAGTGATGAACCTCCTCATGTTCCTGTCCACATGGGACGGGAAGGTCCCACAGCCGGCCATCCTGAAGCCCCGGCCCCTGTGGACAGGCAAGCAAATCTTCTCCCTCATCATACCCGGCCACATCAATTGTATTCGTACTCACAGCACCCATCCTGATGATGAGGACAGTGGCCCTTACAAGCACATCTCTCCTGGTGATACCAAG GTGGTGGTGGAGAATGGGGAGCTGATAATGGGCATCCTGTGCAAGAAGTCTCTGGGCACATCAGCTGGCTCCCTGGTCCACATCTCCTACCTAGAGATGGGCCATGACATCACTCGCCTCTTCTACTCCAACATTCAGACTGTCATTAACAACTGGCTCCTCATCGAGG GTCATACCATTGGCATCGGGGACTCCATTGCTGACTCAAAGACTTACCAGGACATTCAGAACACTATTAAGAAGGCCAAACAGGATGTAATCGAG GTTATCGAAAAGGCTCATAATAATGAGCTAGAGCCCACCCCAGGGAACACTTTGCGACAGACATTTGAGAATCAGGTGAATCGCATTCTCAATGATGCCAGAGACAAGACTGGCTCCTCTGCCCAGAAATCCCTGTCTGAGTACAACAACTTTAAGTCTATGGTTGTGTCTGGAGCTAAAGGTTCCAAGATCAACATCTCCCAG GTCATTGCTGTGGTCGGGCAGCAGAACGTGGAGGGCAAGCGGATTCCATTTGGATTCAAGCACCGGACTCTGCCTCACTTCATTAAGGATGATTATGGGCCCGAGAGCCGTGGCTTTGTGGAGAACTCCTACCTGGCTGGCCTCACGCCCACTGAGTTCTTCTTCCATGCCATGGGTGGGCGTGAGGGGCTCATTGACACAGCTGTCAAGACAGCTGAGACGG GATACATCCAGCGGCGGCTGATCAAGTCCATGGAGTCCGTGATGGTGAAGTACGACGCGACCGTGCGGAACTCTATCAACCAGGTGGTGCAGTTGCGCTACGGCGAGGACGGCCTGGCGGGCGAGAGCGTCGAGTTCCAAAACCTGGCCACGCTGAAGCCTTCCAACAAGGCTTTTGAGAAGAA ATTCCGCTTTGATTATACCAATGAGAGGGCTCTGCGGCGGACTCTGCAGGAGGATCTGGTGAAGGATGTGCTGAGCAATGCACACATACAGAACGAGCTGGAGCGGGAATTTGAACAGATGCGTGAGGATCGGGAGGTGCTCAGGGTCATTTTCCCAACTGGCGACAGCAAG gTTGTCCTCCCCTGTAACCTGCTGCGCATGATCTGGAATGCTCAGAAAATCTTCCACATCAACCCTCGCCTTCCATCCGACCTGCACCCCATCAAAGTAGTGGAGG GAGTCAAGGAATTGAGCAAGAAGCTGGTGATTGTGAATGGGGATGACCCCCTAAGCCGGCAGGCCCAGGAGAATGCCACACTGCTCTTCAACATCCACCTGCGATCCACGCTGTGCTCCCGCCGCATGGCTGAGGAGTTTCGGCTCAGTGGAGAGGCTTTCGACTGGCTGCTTGGGGAGATAGAGTCAAAGTTCAACCAAGCCATT GCCCATCCTGGGGAAATGGTGGGAGCTCTGGCTGCACAGTCCCTTGGAGAACCTGCCACCCAGATGACCTTGAACACCTTTCACTACGCTGGTGTGTCTGCCAAGAATGTGACGCTGGGTGTGCCCAGACTTAAGGAACTCATCAACATTTCCAAGAAGCCAAAGACCCCCTCACTTACCGTCTTCCTGTTGGGCCAATCTGCGCGAGATGCTGAGAGAGCCAAG GACATTCTGTGCCGCCTGGAGCATACAACATTGAGGAAGGTGACTGCCAACACAGCTATCTACTATGACCCCAACCCCCAGAGCACGGTGGTGGCAGAGGATCAGGAGTGGGTGAACGTCTACTACGAGATGCCTGACTTTGATGTGGCCCGAATCTCCCCCTGGCTGTTGCGGGTGGAGCTGGACCGGAAGCACATGACTGACCGGAAGCTGACCATGGAGCAGATTGCTGAAAAGATCAATGCAG GTTTTGGCGATGACTTGAATTGCATCTTTAACGATGATAATGCAGAGAAGCTGGTGCTCCGTATTCGCATCATGAACAGTGATGAAAACAAGATGCAGGAG GAGGAAGAGGTGGTGGACAAGATGGACGATGACGTCTTCCTGCGCTGCATCGAGTCGAACATGCTGACGGATATGACCCTGCAGGGCATCGAGCAGATCAGCAAG GTGTACATGCACTTGCCGCAGACGGACAACAAGAAGAAGATCATCATCACAGAGGACGGGGAGTTCAAGGCCCTGCAGGAGTGGATCCTGGAGACGGACGGCGTGAGCTTGATGCGGGTGCTGAGTGAGAAGGACGTGGACCCTGTGCGCACCACGTCCAACGACATCGTGGAGATCTTCACG GTGCTGGGCATCGAGGCTGTGCGGAAGGCCCTGGAGCGGGAGCTCTACCATGTCATCTCCTTCGATGGCTCCTATGTCAATTACCGGCACTTGGCTCTCTTGTGTGATACCATGACTTGTCGCGGCCACTTGATGGCCATCACCCGACATGGAGTCAACCGCCAGGACACGGGCCCTCTCATGAAATGTTCCTTTGAGGAAACG GTGGATGTGCTTATGGAAGCAGCCGCACACGGCGAGAGCGACCCCATGAAGGGGGTCTCTGAGAACATCATGCTGGGCCAGCTCGCTCCAGCCGGCACTGGCTGTTTTGACCTCCTGCTTGATGCAGAGAAGTGCAAGTACGGCATGGAGATCCCCACCAACATCCCTGGCCTGGGCGCTGCTGGAC CCACTGGCATGTTCTTTGGCTCAGCGCCCAGTCCCATGGGAGGAATCTCTCCTGCCATGACACCCTGGAACCAGGGTGCAACCCCAGCCTATGGTGCCTGGTCCCCCAGTGTTG GGAGTGGAATGACCCCAGGAGCAGCCGGCTTCTCTCCCAGTGCTGCTTCAGATGCCAGTGGCTTCAGCCCAGGTTACTCCCCTGCCTGGTCCCCCACACCGGGCTCCCCGGGCTCCCCAGGCCCCTCAAGCCCATACATCCCCTCACCAG GTGGTGCCATGTCTCCCAGCTATTCACCAACGTCACCTGCCTACGAGCCCCGCTCCCCAGGGGGCTACACCCCCCAGAGTCCCTCTTACTCTCCCACTTCACCCTCCTACTCCCCTACCTCTCCATCCTACTCCCCAACCAGTCCCAACTATAGCCCCACGTCTCCCAGCTACTCACCCACATCTCCCAGCTACTCGCCGACCTCCCCTAGCTACTCCCCGACCTCGCCCAGCTACTCCCCGACTTCCCCCAGCTACTCCCCAACCTCTCCCAGCTACTCGCCCACTTCCCCAAGCTACTCGCCCACTTCTCCCAGCTACTCGCCCACCTCTCCCAGCTACTCCCCAACATCTCCCAGTTACTCGCCAACTTCACCCAGCTATTCCCCCACATCCCCCAGCTACTCACCCACCTCTCCAAGCTATTCACCCACATCTCCCAGCTACTCACCCACTTCCCCAAGTTACTCACCCACTAGCCCTAACTATTCTCCAACCAGTCCTAATTACACCCCGACATCACCCAGCTATAGCCCGACATCACCTAGCTACTCGCCTACTAGTCCCAACTACACACCAACCAGCCCTAACTACAGCCCAACCTCTCCAAGCTACTCCCCAACATCACCCAGCTACTCCCCAACCTCACCAAGCTATTCCCCTTCCAGTCCACGGTATACACCACAGTCTCCGACCTACACCCCAAGCTCTCCCAGCTACAGCCCCAGCTCTCCCAGCTACAGCCCTACATCGCCCAAGTACACCCCAACCAGTCCTTCCTACAGTCCCAGCTCACCAGAGTACACCCCCACCTCTCCCAAGTACTCGCCTACCAGCCCCAAATATTCACCCACCTCTCCCAAGTACTCTCCTACCAGCCCCACCTATTCACCTACCACCCCCAAATACTCCCCGACGTCCCCTACTTACTCCCCAACCTCTCCCGTCTACACCCCAACCTCCCCCAAGTATTCGCCTACTAGCCCCACTTACTCGCCCACTTCCCCCAAGTACTCGCCCACCAGCCCCACTTATTCACCCACCTCCCCCAAAGGCTCTACCTACTCCCCCACTTCCCCTGGCTactcccccaccagccccacctaCAGCCTCACAAGTCCGGCCATCAGCCCGGACGACAGCGATGAGGAGAACTGA